One window of the Klebsiella oxytoca genome contains the following:
- a CDS encoding M24 family metallopeptidase codes for MAVVTLSTVAQPPLWHDVPSVTLNDDTLRRRKAKVLANMHQQGLDTLIVYADKEHGGNFEYLTGFIPRFEEALLVLHRDGEAVLVLGNENLKLAGYARLENRVIHAPWFSLPNQPMETSKTLAQLLQEAGVAAGKSIGLAGWKLFTGAADDRSHMFDLPAFIVDAIRQAAGPQAKMTNATGIFIDPADGARVTNNANELAHYEYGANLASTAILTALNAIAPGKTEKQIGALLAAEGQPNSVVMIAATGDRFANAGLYPGDKVIRRGDKFSLTTSFKGGLSSRAAYVVADESELAPEVADYLEVVAKPYFNAVVNWLENLRIGTRGGDMYALIEQVLPKADYHWHLNPGHLVADEEWLCSPIGPDSAACLQSGMILQIDIIPSRSGYGGASIEDTVALADSALRQELAQSYPELWQRIVTRRSYISERLGITLPEEVLPFSSIVGYLRPWLLSPERALVCAPC; via the coding sequence ATGGCTGTCGTAACTCTTTCCACCGTTGCTCAACCCCCTCTCTGGCACGATGTGCCTTCCGTTACGCTTAACGACGACACTCTGCGTCGGCGCAAGGCGAAAGTGCTGGCGAATATGCATCAGCAGGGCTTAGACACCCTTATCGTCTATGCCGATAAAGAACATGGCGGTAATTTTGAGTATCTCACCGGCTTTATTCCCCGTTTTGAAGAGGCCCTGCTGGTGCTGCATCGGGACGGCGAGGCGGTGCTGGTACTGGGTAACGAGAACCTCAAGCTGGCAGGCTATGCCCGGCTGGAAAACAGGGTGATTCACGCGCCGTGGTTTTCGTTGCCTAATCAGCCGATGGAAACCAGCAAAACGCTGGCTCAGCTGCTTCAGGAAGCAGGCGTAGCGGCGGGGAAAAGCATTGGCCTGGCTGGCTGGAAGCTCTTTACCGGCGCGGCTGACGACCGTTCGCACATGTTCGATCTCCCTGCTTTTATTGTGGACGCCATTCGCCAGGCCGCAGGGCCCCAGGCGAAGATGACTAATGCCACCGGTATTTTTATCGACCCGGCAGACGGGGCGCGAGTCACCAACAATGCCAATGAGCTGGCGCACTATGAGTACGGCGCTAATCTGGCCTCAACCGCCATTCTGACCGCGCTGAACGCTATTGCGCCGGGTAAAACGGAAAAGCAAATCGGCGCGCTGCTGGCGGCGGAAGGCCAGCCAAATAGCGTGGTGATGATTGCCGCCACCGGCGATCGCTTTGCCAATGCCGGGCTTTATCCGGGCGATAAGGTTATCCGGCGCGGAGATAAATTCTCGTTGACCACCAGCTTCAAAGGCGGTCTGAGCAGCCGCGCCGCCTACGTGGTGGCCGACGAAAGCGAACTGGCGCCCGAGGTAGCTGATTATCTTGAAGTGGTGGCGAAACCCTATTTTAACGCCGTGGTTAACTGGCTGGAAAATCTGCGCATCGGTACGCGCGGCGGCGATATGTATGCGCTGATTGAGCAAGTGTTGCCGAAGGCGGATTATCACTGGCATCTTAATCCAGGACACCTGGTGGCGGATGAGGAGTGGCTCTGTTCGCCCATTGGCCCTGACTCAGCCGCCTGTCTGCAGAGCGGGATGATACTGCAAATCGACATTATTCCTTCCCGATCGGGCTACGGCGGCGCAAGCATCGAAGATACCGTGGCGCTTGCCGATAGCGCGTTACGTCAGGAGCTGGCGCAAAGCTATCCCGAACTCTGGCAGCGCATTGTTACCCGACGCTCGTATATCAGCGAACGGCTTGGTATTACGCTTCCTGAAGAGGTACTGCCTTTCTCCAGTATCGTCGGCTACCTGCGTCCGTGGCTGCTTAGCCCGGAGCGCGCGCTGGTCTGCGCACCATGCTGA
- the secF gene encoding protein translocase subunit SecF codes for MAQEYTVEQLNHGRKVWDFMRWDYWAFGISGFLLILSIIIIGVRGFNWGLDFTGGTVIEITLEKPVDMDQVRQSLQKAGFEEPQLQNFGSSRDIMVRMPPVHDVNGSQELGSKVVSVINESTSQSATVKRIEFVGPSVGADLAQTGALALIAALVCILIYVGIRFEWRLAAGVVIALAHDVVITMGVLSLLHIEIDLTIVASLMSVIGYSLNDSIVVSDRIRENFRKIRRGTPYEIFNVSLTQTLHRTLITSGTTLMVILMLYLFGGPILAGFSLTMLIGVSIGTASSIYVASALALKLGMKREHMLQQKVEKEGADQPSILP; via the coding sequence GTGGCACAGGAATATACTGTTGAACAATTGAACCACGGCCGTAAAGTCTGGGACTTTATGCGCTGGGACTACTGGGCCTTCGGCATTTCAGGTTTTTTGCTGATTCTGTCCATTATTATTATTGGCGTACGCGGGTTTAACTGGGGTCTGGATTTCACTGGCGGAACGGTGATTGAGATCACCCTCGAAAAACCTGTCGATATGGACCAGGTGCGTCAGTCGCTGCAGAAGGCGGGCTTTGAAGAGCCGCAGCTGCAAAACTTCGGCAGCAGCCGCGACATCATGGTGCGTATGCCGCCTGTGCATGACGTCAACGGCAGCCAGGAGCTGGGTAGTAAAGTCGTTAGCGTAATTAACGAATCGACCAGCCAGAGCGCGACGGTCAAGCGCATTGAGTTTGTCGGGCCGAGCGTCGGTGCCGATCTTGCGCAAACCGGTGCGCTGGCGCTGATCGCCGCGCTGGTGTGTATCCTGATCTACGTTGGTATTCGCTTTGAGTGGCGTCTTGCTGCTGGGGTGGTTATCGCCCTGGCGCACGACGTGGTGATCACCATGGGCGTGCTGTCGCTACTGCATATCGAGATTGACCTGACCATCGTGGCCTCGTTGATGTCGGTTATCGGCTACTCGCTGAACGACAGTATCGTGGTATCTGACCGTATTCGTGAAAACTTCCGTAAGATTCGCCGCGGTACGCCGTATGAAATCTTTAACGTGTCGTTGACGCAGACGCTGCACCGTACCTTGATCACCTCCGGGACAACCTTGATGGTTATCCTGATGCTGTATCTCTTCGGCGGCCCGATTCTGGCTGGCTTCTCGCTGACCATGCTTATCGGTGTTTCTATCGGTACGGCTTCTTCTATCTACGTCGCCTCCGCGCTGGCGCTGAAGCTGGGCATGAAGCGTGAGCATATGCTGCAGCAGAAAGTTGAGAAAGAAGGGGCGGATCAGCCGTCAATTCTGCCGTAA